A part of Capsicum annuum cultivar UCD-10X-F1 chromosome 6, UCD10Xv1.1, whole genome shotgun sequence genomic DNA contains:
- the LOC107873872 gene encoding heavy metal-associated isoprenylated plant protein 9 has product MIDMVQNQVMIDGVIEPQAVCASIVKKTKRVAKILSPPAQGEDEPICEVVASEVSRLTTVELIVNMHCEACAKQLKRKVLQMRGVRTAETYLSLGKVIVTGSINANKLVDYVYRRTKKQAKVVLQPEPWKPTEEPKSEDPNSNRDEEAKKLEEEEKNEDRKDGKKASEGEEEIINKMMYYSQPLNVIERSIPPPQSSPLLRRKS; this is encoded by the exons ATGATAGATATGGTGCAAAACCAGGTGATGATAGATGGAGTGATCGAACCACAAGCAGTGTGCGCCAGTATTGTTAAGAAAACAAAGAGAGTAGCAAAAATATTGTCACCCCCGGCACAAGGCGAGGATGAACCTATTTGTGAAGTTGTTGCTTCAGAG GTTAGCAGGTTGACAACAGTTGAGCTTATTGTCAACATGCATTGTGAGGCATGTGCCAAGCAACTTAAAAGAAAAGTTCTACAAATGAGAG GAGTGAGAACAGCTGAAACATATCTGAGCTTAGGGAAAGTGATAGTAACAGGAAGCATCAACGCCAACAAGCTCGTTGACTATGTTTACAGGCGAACAAAAAAGCAGGCGAAAGTTGTCCTTCAACCTGAACCCTGGAAACCTACGGAAGAACCAAAGAGTGAAGATCCAAATTCAAATCGAGATGAAGAGGCTAAGAAACTcgaagaggaagaaaagaacgAAGATAGGAAAGACGGTAAGAAGGCAtcagaaggagaagaagaaatcatcaataagatGATGTATTATAGCCAACCACTTAATGTCATCGAAAGATCAATCCCTCCACCTCagtcctcacctcttctccgacGAAAATCCTGA
- the LOC107875774 gene encoding protein DOWNY MILDEW RESISTANCE 6, with protein sequence METKNVLSSGTKYSTLPETYIRPESQRPRLSEVVDCEDFIPVIDMSCTDRNIIVHQIGQACLLYGFFQVINHDVPKEVIEGMLGVAHEFFKLPVEEKMKLYSDDPSKTMRLSTSFNVKKETVHNWRDYLRLHCYPLDKYAPEWPSNPSSFREIVSKYCMEVRQLGYRLEEAISESLGLGKDCIKNVLGEQGQHMAINFYPQCPQPELTYGLPAHTDPNAITILLQDLQVEGLQVLKDGKWLSVKPQPNAFVINLGDQLEALSNGKYKSVWHRAIVNSDKARMSVASFLCPSDCSIISAPKALTEDGSSAIYRDFTYTEYYNKFWSRSLDQERRLKLFKKVYT encoded by the exons ATGGAAACAAAAAATGTTCTTTCTAGTGGAACTAAGTACTCAACTCTCCCTGAAACGTACATTCGCCCTGAATCCCAAAGACCTCGTCTGTCTGAAGTTGTTGATTGTGAAGATTTTATTCCTGTTATCGATATGTCTTGCACTGACAGGAACATTATCGTTCATCAAATTGGCCAAGCTTGTCTTCTTTACGGGTTTTTCCAG GTGATAAATCATGACGTGCCAAAGGAGGTGATAGAGGGAATGCTAGGGGTAGCTCATGAGTTTTTCAAGCTTCCAGTGGAAGAAAAGATGAAATTATACTCAGATGATCCATCAAAGACTATGAGATTATCAACAAGTTTTAATGTGAAGAAGGAAACTGTTCATAATTGGAGAGATTATCTTAGACTGCACTGTTATCCTTTGGACAAATATGCCCCTGAATGGCCTTCTAACCCCTCTTCTTTCAG GGAAATAGTGAGCAAGTATTGCATGGAAGTTAGACAACTTGGATATAGATTGGAAGAAGCCATATCAGAGAGCCTAGGCCTTGGGAAAGATTGTATAAAAAATGTGTTGGGTGAACAAGGTCAACATATGGCTATCAATTTTTACCCTCAGTGTCCACAACCTGAACTCACATATGGCCTGCCAGCCCATACAGATCCAAATGCCATTACTATTCTTCTTCAAGATTTGCAAGTAGAAGGTCTCCAAGTTCTCAAGGATGGAAAATGGTTATCTGTTAAACCTCAGCCTAATGCCTTTGTCATCAATCTTGGTGATCAATTGGAG GCATTGAGTAATGGAAAGTACAAAAGTGTATGGCATAGAGCTATTGTAAATTCAGACAAAGCAAGGATGTCTGTGGCCTCTTTCCTTTGTCCCTCTGATTGTTCCATTATCAGTGCTCCGAAAGCCTTAACTGAAGATGGATCTTCAGCCATTTATCGAGATTTCACCTATACAGAATATTACAACAAATTCTGGAGCAGGAGTTTAGACCAGGAACGTCGTTTGAAACTTTTCAAGAAGGTTTATACATGA